A single region of the Gorilla gorilla gorilla isolate KB3781 chromosome 1, NHGRI_mGorGor1-v2.1_pri, whole genome shotgun sequence genome encodes:
- the LOC129524706 gene encoding uncharacterized protein isoform X1: MQTLSSTTSGALIRFSSSCTSKFVSATPWGGPTGSPPSQPVPSGLSGFSKESSSFPRDQKRELTLPCVQVGLSTMLLCTTWMPYACCWGKPLRTLCFLWDMSSAQVATVKKHSPGWKSPPGWDAHRLADHHRAPDMAALKDADAVVISMKFPCEAMVSVDISQHCTDSCNQDVSQHRTDSCDRDVSQHRTDSCDRDVSQHRTDSCDRDVSQHCTDSCDRDVSQHCTDSCHQRLEGKNLLKSPKSSSSGPSG, from the exons GCGCTTTGATCCGGTTTTCCAGTTCTTGCACAAGCAAGTTTGTGTCAGCCACGCCCTGGGGAGGACCCACTGGATCACCGCCGTCACAGCCTGTTCCCAGCGGCCTCTCCGGCTTCTCTAAAGAGAGCAG TAGCTTCCCTCGAGACCAGAAGCGAGAGCTCACCCTCCCTTGTGTCCAGGTGGGACTTTCTACAATGCTGCTGTGCACGACGTGGATGCCGTATGCATGTTGCTGGGGGAAGCCACTCCGGACACTGTGTTTTCTCTGGGACATGTCTTCTGCCCAG GTTGCAACGGTGAAGAAACACAGTCCCGGCTGGAAGTCACCGCCAGGTTGGGATGCACACAGATTGGCAGATCATCACCGAGCACCAG ATATGGCCGCCTTAAAAGATGCAGATGCTGTTGTGATCAGCATGAAGTTTCCCTGTGAGGCCATGGTCAGCGTGGACATCAGCCAGCACTGCACAGACAGCTGCAACCAGGACGTCAGCCAGCACCGCACAGACAGCTGCGACCGGGACGTCAGCCAGCACCGCACAGACAGCTGCGACCGGGACGTCAGCCAGCACCGCACAGACAGCTGCGACCGGGACGTCAGCCAGCACTGCACAGACAGCTGCGACCGGGACGTCAGCCAGCACTGCACAGACAGCTGCCACCAGAGACTGGAG GGAAAGAACCTCCTGAAATCACCAAAGAGCAGTTCCTCAGGGCCTTCCGGGTGA
- the LOC129524706 gene encoding uncharacterized protein isoform X2: protein MQTLSSTTSGALIRFSSSCTSKFVSATPWGGPTGSPPSQPVPSGLSGFSKESSFPRDQKRELTLPCVQVGLSTMLLCTTWMPYACCWGKPLRTLCFLWDMSSAQVATVKKHSPGWKSPPGWDAHRLADHHRAPDMAALKDADAVVISMKFPCEAMVSVDISQHCTDSCNQDVSQHRTDSCDRDVSQHRTDSCDRDVSQHRTDSCDRDVSQHCTDSCDRDVSQHCTDSCHQRLEGKNLLKSPKSSSSGPSG from the exons GCGCTTTGATCCGGTTTTCCAGTTCTTGCACAAGCAAGTTTGTGTCAGCCACGCCCTGGGGAGGACCCACTGGATCACCGCCGTCACAGCCTGTTCCCAGCGGCCTCTCCGGCTTCTCTAAAGAGAGCAG CTTCCCTCGAGACCAGAAGCGAGAGCTCACCCTCCCTTGTGTCCAGGTGGGACTTTCTACAATGCTGCTGTGCACGACGTGGATGCCGTATGCATGTTGCTGGGGGAAGCCACTCCGGACACTGTGTTTTCTCTGGGACATGTCTTCTGCCCAG GTTGCAACGGTGAAGAAACACAGTCCCGGCTGGAAGTCACCGCCAGGTTGGGATGCACACAGATTGGCAGATCATCACCGAGCACCAG ATATGGCCGCCTTAAAAGATGCAGATGCTGTTGTGATCAGCATGAAGTTTCCCTGTGAGGCCATGGTCAGCGTGGACATCAGCCAGCACTGCACAGACAGCTGCAACCAGGACGTCAGCCAGCACCGCACAGACAGCTGCGACCGGGACGTCAGCCAGCACCGCACAGACAGCTGCGACCGGGACGTCAGCCAGCACCGCACAGACAGCTGCGACCGGGACGTCAGCCAGCACTGCACAGACAGCTGCGACCGGGACGTCAGCCAGCACTGCACAGACAGCTGCCACCAGAGACTGGAG GGAAAGAACCTCCTGAAATCACCAAAGAGCAGTTCCTCAGGGCCTTCCGGGTGA
- the TP73 gene encoding tumor protein p73 isoform X1 produces MAQSTATSPDGGTTFEHLWSSLEPDSTYFDLPQSSRGNNEVVGGTDSSMDVFHLEGMTTSVMAQFNLLSSTMDQMSSRAASASPYTPEHAASVPTHSPYAQPSSTFDTMSPAPVIPSNTDYPGPHHFEVTFQQSSTAKSATWTYSPLLKKLYCQIAKTCPIQIKVSTPPPPGTAIRAMPVYKKAEHVTDVVKRCPNHELGRDFNEGQSAPASHLIRVEGNNLSQYVDDPVTGRQSVVVPYEPPQVGTEFTTILYNFMCNSSCVGGMNRRPILIIITLETRDGQVLGRRSFEGRICACPGRDRKADEDHYREQQALNESSAKNGAASKRAFKQSPPAVPALGAGVKKRRHGDEDTYYLQVRGRENFEILMKLKESLELMELVPQPLVDSYRQQQQLLQRPSHLQPPSYGPVLSPMNKVHGGMNKLPSVNQLVGQPPPHSSAATPNLGPVGPGMLNNHGHAVPANGEMSSSHSTQSMVSGSHCTPPPPYHADPSLVSFLTGLGCPNCIEYFTSQGLQSIYHLQNLTIEDLGALKIPEQYRMTIWRGLQDLKQGHDYSTAQQLLRSSNAATISIGGSGELQRQRVMEAVHFRVRHTITIPNRGGPGGGPDEWADFGFDLPDCKARKQPIKEEFTEAEIH; encoded by the exons GCCCAGTTCAATCTGCTGAGCAGCACCATGGACCAGATGAGCAGCCGCGCGGCCTCGGCCAGCCCCTACACCCCAGAGCACGCCGCCAGCGTGCCTACCCACTCTCCCTACGCACAGCCCAGCTCCACCTTCGACACCATGTCGCCGGCGCCTGTCATCCCCTCCAACACCGACTACCCCGGACCCCACCACTTCGAGGTCACTTTCCAGCAGTCCAGCACGGCCAAGTCAGCCACCTGGACG TACTCCCCGCTCTTGAAGAAACTCTACTGCCAGATCGCCAAGACATGCCCCATCCAGATCAAGGTGTCCACCCCGCCACCCCCAGGCACCGCCATCCGGGCCATGCCTGTTTACAAGAAGGCGGAGCACGTGACCGACGTCGTGAAACGCTGCCCCAACCACGAGCTCGGGAGGGACTTCAACGAAG GACAGTCTGCTCCAGCCAGCCACCTCATCCGCGTGGAAGGCAATAATCTCTCGCAGTATGTGGATGACCCTGTCACCGGCAGGCAGAGCGTCGTGGTGCCCTATGAGCCACCACAG GTGGGGACGGAATTCACCACCATCCTGTACAACTTCATGTGTAACAGCAGCTGTGTAGGGGGCATGAACCGGCGGcccatcctcatcatcatcacccTGGAGACGCGGGA TGGGCAGGTGCTGGGCCGCCGGTCCTTTGAGGGCCGCATCTGCGCCTGTCCTGGCCGCGACCGAAAAGCCGATGAGGACCACTACCGGGAGCAGCAGGCCCTGAACGAGAGCTCCGCCAAGAACGGGGCTGCCAGCAAGCGTG CCTTCAAGCAGAGCCCCCCTGCCGTCCCCGCCCTTGGCGCCGGCGTGAAGAAGCGGCGGCATGGAGACGAGGACACGTACTACCTGCAG GTGCGAGGCCGGGAGAACTTTGAGATCCTGATGAAGCTGAAAGAGAGCCTGGAGCTGATGGAGTTGGTGCCGCAGCCACTGGTGGACTCCTatcggcagcagcagcagctcctaCAGAGGCC GAGTCACCTACAGCCCCCGTCCTACGGGCCGGTCCTCTCGCCCATGAACAAGGTGCACGGGGGCATGAACAAGCTGCCCTCCGTCAACCAGCTGGTGGGCCAGCCTCCCCCGCACAGTTCGGCAGCTACACCCAACCTGGGGCCCGTGG GCCCTGGGATGCTCAACAACCATGGCCATGCAGTGCCAGCCAACGGCGAGATGAGCAGCAGCCACAGCACCCAGTCCATGGTCTCGGGGTCCCACTGCACTCCGCCACCCCCCTACCACGCCGACCCCAGCCTCGTCAG TTTTTTAACAGGATTGGGGTGTCCAAACTGCATCGAGTATTTCACCTCCCAAGGGTTACAGAGCATTTACCACCTGCAGAACCTGACCATCGAG GACCTGGGGGCCCTGAAGATCCCCGAGCAGTACCGCATGACCATCTGGCGGGGCCTGCAGGACCTGAAGCAGGGCCACGACTACAGCACCGCGCAGCAGCTGCTCCGCTCCAGCAACGCGGCCACCATCTCCATCGGCGGCTCAGGGGAACTGCAGCGCCAGCGGGTCATGGAGGCCGTGCACTTCCGCGTGCGCCACACCATCACCATCCCCAACCGCGGCGGCCCAGGCGGCGGCCCTGACGAGTGGGCGGACTTCGGCTTCGACCTGCCCGACTGCAAGGCCCGCAAGCAGCCCATCAAGGAGGAGTTCACGGAGGCCGAGATCCACTGA